The nucleotide sequence GCAGCGTCAACATTGCTTTTATGAGAATTTTTCGTGAAGCAAAGGGGCATACCGCTTATACCATTGTTGAATCTGATAACCGCCTGCCCGGGAATATAACTGAAACACTGAGAGAAAACATACATGTACATGATGTAATGATCGTACAGTCGTAAGTAACAGGGCCGCCCGTGTACTGATGCCGGAAGGCACCGGGCGGTACGAATGAGGAGAAGAGAAATGATGGATTTTAAAAATGCCAGAGAGCTTCTGGAATTATGCAGCGAGAACCAGTGCCCGATATCAGCTGTTATGCGGGAGAGAGAATGTGATCAGGGAGAGACGACAGCCGAAGAGGCGGATGATCGTATGCGGCGCGTGC is from Anaerotignum faecicola and encodes:
- a CDS encoding L-serine ammonia-lyase, iron-sulfur-dependent, subunit beta, with amino-acid sequence SVNIAFMRIFREAKGHTAYTIVESDNRLPGNITETLRENIHVHDVMIVQS